A portion of the Stigmatella aurantiaca DW4/3-1 genome contains these proteins:
- a CDS encoding ABC transporter ATP-binding protein has protein sequence MSSPVLELQGLTKTYGAFTALSDVSLSIQPGEIFALLGPNGAGKTTLIGSVCGLVKKTRGRILLFGKDLDQDAVGPRYDVGLVPQEINFDPFFSVAESLHIQLGFYGRPRDEARVDEVLTALNLQAKKNAITRALSGGMKRRLLIAKALVHKPKLVFLDEPTAGVDVELRRDLWTYVRKLASEGTTIVLTTHYLEEAEELADRVGVINEGRLLLVESKASVLRRFGEKRLVVTFEHPVGEMPEPGRRFNAVLSEDRRFLTYVEREGNAPAGALLKALYDLGLPILDVETRRSRMEDVLIEILRGRPQKSA, from the coding sequence ATGTCCTCGCCCGTCCTCGAACTTCAGGGGCTCACCAAGACCTACGGGGCGTTCACCGCCCTGTCCGACGTGAGCCTCTCCATCCAACCGGGAGAAATTTTCGCCCTGCTGGGCCCCAACGGCGCCGGCAAGACGACACTCATCGGCTCGGTGTGCGGCCTGGTGAAGAAGACGCGCGGCCGCATCCTCCTGTTCGGCAAGGACCTCGACCAGGACGCCGTGGGCCCGCGCTACGACGTGGGGCTGGTGCCCCAGGAGATCAACTTCGACCCGTTCTTCTCCGTGGCCGAGTCGCTCCACATCCAACTGGGCTTCTATGGCCGCCCCCGGGACGAGGCCCGCGTGGACGAGGTGCTCACCGCGCTCAACCTCCAGGCCAAGAAGAACGCCATCACGCGCGCCCTGTCGGGCGGCATGAAGCGGCGGCTCCTCATCGCCAAGGCGCTGGTGCACAAGCCCAAGCTCGTCTTCCTGGACGAGCCCACGGCGGGCGTGGACGTGGAGCTGCGCCGGGACCTGTGGACATACGTGCGCAAGCTGGCCTCCGAGGGCACGACGATTGTCCTGACCACCCACTATCTGGAAGAGGCCGAGGAGTTGGCCGACCGGGTGGGCGTCATCAACGAGGGGCGCCTGCTGCTCGTGGAGAGCAAGGCCTCCGTGCTGCGCCGCTTCGGCGAGAAGCGCCTGGTGGTCACCTTCGAGCACCCCGTGGGGGAGATGCCCGAGCCCGGCCGCCGCTTCAACGCGGTGCTCTCCGAGGACCGCCGCTTCCTCACCTACGTGGAGCGCGAGGGCAATGCCCCCGCCGGCGCGCTCCTGAAGGCCCTGTATGACCTGGGCCTGCCCATTCTCGATGTGGAGACCCGCCGCTCCCGGATGGAAGACGTGCTCATCGAAATCCTCCGGGGCCGCCCCCAGAAGTCCGCCTGA
- a CDS encoding alpha/beta hydrolase yields the protein MGYVHILRDFSSPQEGFTRTVRIYTPEGYDAQGEHLYPVLYMHDGQNVFAHPESALFDTWCANHTLESLVYGGHVEPWLIVAVDSGAGRMQEYSPWGEPHRNGQTRGELYGRFLVEQLKPYVDRVYRTRPGSEWTGAAGSSLGGLISLYLGWKYPEVFGRIGAFSPSVMWNRGRLFEQWNAHPRRWTRIYLDAGSTESIVPGGELLDYGGSARHFYEHLKRLGYADHELTLVLEPGGEHHESAWQRRLPAALHWLLS from the coding sequence ATGGGCTACGTCCACATCCTTCGCGACTTCTCTTCCCCCCAGGAAGGCTTCACGCGCACGGTGCGCATCTACACCCCCGAAGGCTACGACGCGCAGGGCGAGCACCTGTATCCGGTGCTCTACATGCACGACGGGCAGAACGTCTTCGCCCACCCGGAGTCCGCGCTGTTCGATACGTGGTGTGCCAACCACACGCTGGAGTCGCTGGTGTACGGGGGGCACGTGGAGCCGTGGCTCATCGTCGCGGTGGACTCGGGCGCGGGCCGGATGCAGGAGTACTCGCCGTGGGGCGAGCCGCACCGGAACGGGCAGACGCGGGGCGAGCTGTATGGGCGCTTCCTGGTGGAGCAGCTCAAGCCCTACGTGGACCGCGTCTACCGAACGCGGCCCGGCTCGGAGTGGACGGGCGCGGCGGGCTCTTCGCTGGGAGGGCTCATCTCGCTGTACCTCGGGTGGAAGTACCCGGAGGTGTTCGGGCGCATCGGCGCGTTCTCCCCCTCGGTCATGTGGAACCGGGGCCGGCTCTTCGAGCAGTGGAACGCCCACCCGCGCCGCTGGACGCGCATCTACCTGGATGCGGGCAGCACGGAGAGCATCGTCCCGGGCGGCGAGCTGCTCGACTACGGCGGCTCGGCGCGCCACTTCTACGAGCACCTCAAGCGCCTGGGCTACGCGGACCACGAGCTGACGCTCGTGCTGGAGCCGGGCGGCGAGCACCACGAGAGTGCCTGGCAGCGGCGGCTGCCCGCGGCGCTGCACTGGCTGCTGAGCTGA
- a CDS encoding MFS transporter, producing the protein MSGKGQDEGGLRAQRTLWADPGWRRWVLASLFPRLGGAMMPFALLLVGEAALGSFASGAWMTSAYAVGAAVASPFRGRQMDRSPLPGALRTPLLMQALLCGAMALAGAARAPLPVLLLLSLLLGVVPAGLAGAYRALLPSLLSPHQMAPAFAIDAVLIEVAWMGGPPLVGALALVHPGLSLAAIGAGALVTLGANRWLPARAPPPSSTLPGDKVSLRPMLRGMPLLVYVSVVACGVSWGAVDTALPPRLVEMGSRAELWGGLSALLSVTSALGGLIHASLLRPASAARALWRALVFQALWGGLLLPTVWMNSFLGLGGWLAAAGLFLAPLVGLLTYLLQQSLPADRQAEGFALYGACWALGIGAGSALTALLLHHASARMALVPTGIVPLMTAVAVALMARALRPGRLRKDSEVAQTRDVGGEP; encoded by the coding sequence GTGTCCGGCAAGGGGCAGGACGAAGGCGGGCTGCGGGCGCAACGCACGTTGTGGGCGGATCCGGGCTGGCGCCGCTGGGTGCTGGCCTCGCTCTTCCCCCGGCTGGGCGGGGCGATGATGCCCTTCGCGCTGCTGCTGGTGGGCGAGGCGGCCCTGGGCTCCTTCGCCTCGGGCGCGTGGATGACGAGCGCCTATGCGGTGGGGGCCGCCGTGGCCTCGCCCTTCCGGGGACGGCAGATGGACCGCAGCCCCCTGCCAGGCGCCCTGCGCACCCCGCTGCTCATGCAGGCCCTGCTGTGTGGGGCGATGGCCCTGGCCGGCGCGGCGCGGGCACCCCTGCCCGTGCTGCTCCTCCTCTCCCTGCTGCTGGGCGTGGTGCCCGCGGGCCTCGCCGGTGCCTACCGCGCCCTGCTGCCCTCGCTGCTGTCTCCGCATCAGATGGCGCCGGCCTTCGCCATCGACGCGGTGCTCATCGAGGTGGCGTGGATGGGCGGCCCTCCCCTCGTGGGGGCCCTGGCCCTCGTGCACCCGGGGCTCTCCCTGGCGGCCATCGGCGCCGGCGCCCTGGTGACGCTGGGGGCCAACCGCTGGCTGCCCGCCCGCGCGCCGCCCCCCTCCTCCACCCTGCCCGGAGACAAGGTGTCGCTGCGGCCCATGCTGCGGGGCATGCCCCTGCTCGTCTACGTGAGCGTGGTGGCCTGCGGCGTGAGTTGGGGCGCGGTGGACACGGCCCTGCCCCCCCGGCTGGTGGAGATGGGCTCGCGCGCGGAGCTGTGGGGCGGCCTCTCCGCCCTGCTGTCCGTCACGAGCGCTCTGGGGGGATTGATTCACGCCAGCCTCCTGCGGCCCGCCTCCGCCGCGCGCGCCCTCTGGAGGGCCCTGGTCTTCCAGGCGCTCTGGGGGGGACTCCTGCTGCCCACCGTGTGGATGAACAGCTTCCTGGGACTGGGAGGATGGCTGGCGGCCGCCGGGCTCTTCCTGGCCCCGCTGGTGGGACTTCTCACCTACCTGCTTCAACAGTCGCTGCCCGCGGACCGGCAGGCCGAGGGCTTCGCGCTGTACGGCGCGTGTTGGGCGCTCGGCATCGGCGCGGGCAGCGCGCTCACGGCCCTGCTCCTCCACCATGCCAGCGCCCGAATGGCGCTCGTCCCCACGGGAATCGTCCCCCTCATGACGGCCGTGGCCGTGGCGCTGATGGCACGCGCCCTGAGACCTGGAAGGCTCAGGAAAGACTCGGAAGTGGCTCAGACCCGGGACGTCGGCGGGGAGCCATAG
- a CDS encoding AAA family ATPase, which translates to MLTRLKVEGFKSLLDVDIHFGPFTCIAGMNAVGKSNLFDAIRFLHLLTRHPIMEAVKLLRETKGRSSDPRSLFTAFEDFRSPEMRFTAEMIVAREAEDELGVTGKAAISTLQYTLAFQLSAEDDGRLELLHESLKPIKVSESSKNLGFETSKDFRDSAIQGVRRGGAFIDTAPETREITVHQEGHGGRKIPAPKSSRTVVGGSASSDFPTVLAAHREMESWHTLLLEPSAMRAPSIYGDSRFIDQRGANLPATLQRLARLEKTPGKTYAQLANKLAHLLEDVRELRVRDDPKTETLTVELRGRDDVFHPARALSDGTLRFLILATLALDPETRGVICLEEPENGIHPDRIPAMVSLLRDIAVDPTGAIGQDNPLRQVIVNTHSPIVFESIDSNELVFLESVEAIRGDARGKVTIPHIPGGSWRHRLSEKSAKLAPGKLYPYLGKQGSFDFITEPPKP; encoded by the coding sequence ATGCTGACCCGCTTGAAGGTCGAAGGCTTCAAAAGCCTGCTAGACGTCGACATCCACTTTGGGCCGTTCACGTGCATCGCCGGAATGAATGCCGTCGGGAAGTCCAATCTGTTCGATGCCATCCGGTTCCTGCACCTGCTGACCCGGCATCCCATCATGGAGGCAGTCAAGCTCCTGCGGGAAACGAAAGGCCGTTCGTCCGACCCCCGTTCACTGTTCACGGCATTCGAAGACTTCCGCTCGCCGGAAATGCGCTTCACCGCGGAGATGATTGTCGCACGCGAAGCAGAGGATGAACTGGGCGTCACGGGCAAAGCCGCCATCTCGACGCTTCAATATACCCTCGCCTTCCAACTTTCGGCGGAGGACGATGGCCGCCTTGAACTCCTCCACGAGTCGCTCAAACCCATCAAAGTTTCAGAGTCAAGCAAGAACCTCGGTTTCGAGACATCGAAAGACTTCAGAGATTCAGCCATTCAAGGAGTCAGGAGAGGCGGCGCGTTCATCGACACCGCACCTGAAACGAGGGAAATAACGGTTCACCAAGAGGGCCATGGAGGGCGCAAGATTCCTGCCCCCAAATCTTCCAGAACGGTCGTAGGCGGCAGCGCTTCTAGCGACTTTCCCACGGTCCTGGCAGCACACCGCGAGATGGAGTCTTGGCACACCCTTCTCCTGGAACCCTCCGCCATGCGTGCCCCCTCCATCTATGGCGACTCACGCTTTATCGATCAGCGCGGCGCCAACCTGCCTGCCACCCTTCAACGTCTGGCCCGGCTTGAGAAAACTCCTGGAAAAACCTATGCGCAGCTCGCCAACAAGCTGGCTCATCTCTTGGAAGACGTCCGGGAGCTGCGCGTACGGGACGATCCCAAAACGGAGACCCTCACCGTCGAACTGCGCGGCAGGGACGATGTCTTCCATCCCGCCAGAGCGCTCTCGGACGGCACCCTGAGATTCCTCATCCTTGCCACCCTTGCCTTGGATCCAGAGACGCGGGGGGTCATATGCTTGGAAGAGCCTGAGAACGGCATCCATCCAGACCGAATCCCTGCCATGGTCAGCCTCTTGAGGGATATTGCTGTCGATCCCACGGGCGCTATCGGCCAAGACAACCCCTTGCGCCAAGTCATTGTCAACACGCACTCACCCATTGTCTTTGAGAGCATCGACAGCAATGAACTTGTCTTCCTGGAATCCGTGGAGGCCATCCGAGGCGACGCACGGGGCAAAGTGACGATCCCCCACATTCCCGGAGGCTCGTGGCGGCACCGGCTCTCTGAGAAATCCGCAAAACTCGCTCCGGGCAAGCTTTACCCCTACCTAGGCAAGCAAGGCTCGTTCGACTTCATCACAGAGCCGCCAAAGCCATGA
- a CDS encoding DUF2378 family protein, with the protein MGVEAAVQVVVQTQDVRTGVPLNTERHLEHNITLSTPEDTARGMFFTGTLEAVRKLAGEELARRCREATGERKHVDFFSYPVASFLRLCLAAAAHVGPQLGGCEETLRWIGEQSSRDFLSSMAGKTMLLLAGGSMKRILGQLPSSYRAAVSYGERTLTCTQVGSGGTGRFVIKNDFLPHAYHEGILRGLLLEAGAQTAQVQGRATGALDSAYDFSWH; encoded by the coding sequence ATGGGGGTCGAGGCGGCGGTTCAGGTGGTGGTTCAGACCCAGGACGTGCGGACGGGCGTACCGCTCAACACAGAGCGGCACCTCGAGCACAACATCACCCTCTCCACGCCGGAGGACACGGCGCGGGGAATGTTCTTCACCGGCACGCTGGAGGCGGTGCGGAAGTTGGCCGGAGAGGAGCTGGCACGCCGGTGCCGGGAGGCCACGGGAGAGCGCAAGCACGTGGACTTCTTCAGCTACCCGGTGGCCAGCTTCCTGCGGCTGTGCCTGGCCGCGGCGGCGCACGTGGGCCCGCAGCTTGGGGGGTGCGAGGAGACGCTGCGGTGGATTGGCGAGCAATCCTCGAGGGACTTCCTGTCCTCCATGGCCGGCAAGACGATGTTGCTGCTCGCGGGGGGCAGCATGAAACGCATCCTCGGCCAGCTGCCCTCCAGCTACCGCGCCGCGGTGAGCTATGGGGAGCGGACCTTGACGTGCACCCAGGTGGGTTCAGGGGGCACGGGCCGCTTCGTCATCAAGAACGATTTCCTGCCCCACGCCTACCACGAGGGCATCCTCCGGGGCCTGCTGCTGGAGGCGGGAGCCCAGACCGCCCAGGTCCAGGGCCGGGCCACGGGCGCGCTCGACAGCGCGTATGACTTCTCCTGGCATTAG
- a CDS encoding ATP-grasp domain-containing protein → MNFVFISPHFPPQYFHFITALRERGVNVVAVGDAPFDALRQELRESIREYFFTPSLHNYDALLRATGYLTWRHGRIHRIESLNESWLEVEARLREDFQVPGLMPSDIQRLRTKSGMAEVFRQAGVPHPELELVKDAAQVKALAGRVGYPLVLKPDVGVGAAHTFKVSSDVEVEQALAVPLPTAYVAQAFVKGTIVTYDGLVDHEGRILFALSHEYSDGVMEVVTEKRDISFWSLKEIPPALDGLGRKAVAALGLRGRWFHLEFFRLPDGRFVALEANLRPPGGFMTDMMNYACEVDVYRLWARIATGDPVGDFRYTPKFHVCHIARRAGRAYRHSHDEVLKRLGPSLVLHNPALPSVYHAAMGSEMYLTRHVELAALREDIRFIQTPA, encoded by the coding sequence ATGAACTTCGTCTTCATCTCGCCCCACTTCCCACCTCAGTACTTTCACTTCATCACGGCCCTGCGCGAGCGGGGGGTCAACGTCGTGGCGGTTGGAGACGCGCCCTTCGATGCGCTCCGCCAGGAACTGCGCGAGTCCATCCGCGAGTACTTCTTCACGCCCAGCCTCCACAACTATGACGCCCTGTTGCGCGCCACCGGTTACCTGACGTGGCGCCACGGGCGCATCCACCGCATCGAGTCGCTCAACGAGTCGTGGCTGGAGGTGGAGGCCCGGCTGCGCGAGGACTTCCAGGTGCCGGGCCTCATGCCCTCGGACATTCAGCGCCTGCGCACCAAGTCGGGCATGGCCGAGGTGTTCCGGCAGGCGGGCGTGCCCCATCCGGAACTGGAACTGGTGAAGGACGCGGCCCAGGTGAAGGCGCTGGCCGGGCGCGTGGGCTACCCGTTGGTGCTCAAGCCCGACGTGGGCGTGGGGGCGGCCCACACCTTCAAGGTCAGCAGCGATGTCGAGGTGGAGCAGGCGCTCGCCGTGCCCCTGCCCACGGCCTACGTGGCGCAGGCCTTCGTCAAGGGCACCATCGTCACCTACGACGGGCTGGTGGACCATGAGGGCCGCATCCTCTTTGCCCTCAGCCACGAGTACAGCGACGGGGTGATGGAGGTGGTGACGGAGAAGCGCGACATCTCCTTCTGGAGCCTCAAGGAGATTCCGCCCGCGCTCGATGGGCTGGGCCGCAAGGCGGTGGCCGCGCTGGGCCTGCGCGGACGCTGGTTCCACCTGGAGTTCTTCCGGTTGCCCGATGGCCGCTTCGTCGCGCTGGAGGCCAACCTGCGCCCTCCCGGCGGCTTCATGACGGACATGATGAACTACGCCTGTGAGGTTGACGTGTACCGGCTCTGGGCGCGCATCGCCACGGGCGATCCGGTGGGAGACTTCCGCTACACCCCGAAGTTCCACGTGTGCCACATCGCCCGGCGCGCGGGCCGCGCGTACCGCCACTCCCACGACGAGGTGTTGAAGCGGCTCGGGCCCTCGCTGGTGCTCCACAACCCGGCGCTGCCGTCCGTCTACCACGCCGCCATGGGCAGCGAGATGTACCTCACGCGCCACGTGGAGCTCGCGGCGCTGCGCGAGGACATCCGCTTCATCCAGACCCCGGCCTGA
- the ettA gene encoding energy-dependent translational throttle protein EttA, giving the protein MAQNFIFTMQDLRKVKGGKEILKGIYLSFFPGAKIGVIGPNGSGKSTLLRIMAGVDTEFFGVAKPDPGARVGYLPQEPQLDPTLDVKGNVELGLKQIRGLMDRFNEVSAKFSEPLSDAEMEKLLAEQGKLQDAIDAANGWELDRTIEMAMDALRLPPGDADVTKLSGGEKRRVALCRILLEKPDLLLLDEPTNHLDAESVAWLEQALKQYTGTIVCITHDRYFLDNAAEWILELDRGEGVPWKGNYSSWLEQKQKRLELEEKSESHRQKTLKRELEWVRASPKARQAKSKARIAAYEDLLNQTQEKREPTGEVTIPPGPRLGGLVVEAKGLRKSFGDRLLIDDLNFKLPPGGIVGVIGPNGAGKTTLFRMITGVEKPDSGELRVGETVKLAYVDQSRDALAGDKSVFDEVSGGLDHIDLGRAGQIPSRAYLAGFAFKGQDQQKRVKDLSGGERNRVHLAKMLKSGGNLLLLDEPTNDLDVETLRSLEDALLSFAGCAVVISHDRWFLDRIATHILAFEGDSKAFFFEGNFEDYEADKKKRLGPEALEPHRIRYRPLTKS; this is encoded by the coding sequence ATGGCCCAGAACTTCATCTTCACCATGCAGGACCTGCGCAAGGTCAAGGGCGGGAAGGAGATCCTCAAGGGCATCTACCTGTCCTTCTTCCCGGGCGCGAAGATTGGCGTCATCGGCCCCAACGGCTCCGGTAAGTCCACGCTCTTGCGCATCATGGCCGGGGTGGACACGGAGTTCTTCGGCGTGGCCAAGCCGGACCCGGGCGCCCGGGTGGGTTACCTGCCGCAGGAGCCGCAGCTCGACCCCACCCTGGACGTGAAGGGCAACGTGGAGCTGGGGCTCAAGCAGATCCGCGGCTTGATGGACCGCTTCAACGAGGTCTCGGCGAAGTTCTCCGAGCCCCTGAGCGACGCGGAGATGGAGAAGCTGCTGGCCGAGCAGGGCAAGCTCCAGGACGCCATCGACGCGGCGAACGGCTGGGAGCTGGACCGGACCATCGAGATGGCCATGGACGCGCTGCGGCTGCCCCCCGGGGACGCGGACGTGACGAAGCTGTCCGGCGGTGAGAAGCGCCGCGTGGCGCTGTGCCGCATTCTCCTGGAGAAGCCGGACCTGCTGCTCTTGGACGAGCCCACCAACCACCTGGACGCCGAGAGCGTGGCGTGGCTGGAGCAGGCGCTCAAGCAGTACACGGGCACCATCGTCTGCATCACCCACGACCGGTACTTCCTGGACAACGCGGCGGAGTGGATCCTGGAGCTGGATCGCGGCGAGGGCGTGCCCTGGAAGGGCAACTACTCCTCGTGGCTGGAGCAGAAGCAGAAGCGGCTGGAACTGGAGGAGAAGTCGGAGAGCCACCGGCAGAAGACGCTCAAGCGCGAGCTGGAGTGGGTGCGCGCGAGCCCCAAGGCGCGCCAGGCCAAGAGCAAGGCGCGCATCGCCGCCTACGAGGACCTGCTCAACCAGACGCAGGAGAAGCGCGAGCCGACGGGGGAAGTCACCATTCCTCCCGGGCCCCGGCTGGGCGGGCTGGTGGTGGAGGCCAAGGGGCTGCGCAAGTCGTTCGGGGACCGGCTGCTCATCGACGACCTGAACTTCAAGCTGCCACCCGGTGGCATCGTCGGCGTCATCGGCCCCAACGGCGCGGGCAAGACGACGCTGTTCCGGATGATCACCGGCGTGGAGAAGCCCGACTCGGGCGAGCTGCGCGTGGGCGAGACGGTGAAGCTGGCCTACGTGGACCAGAGCCGCGACGCGCTGGCGGGCGACAAGTCGGTGTTCGACGAGGTGAGCGGCGGGCTGGACCACATCGACCTGGGGCGGGCGGGGCAGATTCCGAGCCGCGCGTACCTGGCGGGGTTTGCCTTCAAGGGCCAGGATCAGCAGAAGCGGGTGAAGGACCTGTCGGGCGGCGAGCGCAACCGGGTGCACCTGGCGAAGATGCTCAAGAGCGGCGGCAACCTGCTGCTCCTGGACGAGCCGACGAACGACCTGGACGTGGAGACGCTGCGCAGCCTGGAGGACGCGCTCTTGAGCTTCGCCGGGTGCGCGGTGGTGATCAGCCACGACCGCTGGTTCCTGGACCGCATCGCCACGCACATCCTGGCGTTCGAGGGCGACAGCAAGGCGTTCTTCTTCGAGGGCAACTTCGAGGACTACGAGGCGGACAAGAAGAAGCGCCTGGGCCCCGAGGCGCTGGAGCCGCACCGCATCCGCTACCGGCCGCTCACCAAGAGCTGA
- a CDS encoding 3-oxoacyl-ACP synthase III family protein, whose translation MRRETSTGGVCIVGAGAFVPSRVISNERIAQAFPGWSAGRILEKTGIVERRYLWELGEEGTAVPPPEDDLPIYPASNTDMCEVALRRALAQAGLEARELDALFLITCTPDELNFSHDAMGVHQRLGCREDAFALGVDDGCGGTPYVIDLVWKMMEGGRFRTVAVVASTLLSPQLNRQVYTDEVSPGPGLKPLNAYLSAYVFGDGAGAVVLRAEGEEETGILASLSGNAPGTLVLRRGGGGMRMPHQGRTRPADLAYVVDGLQVAASYPRYMGQCIEGVLSQRPELRAEVRRYYFHQPNKRLMERFIQEYGLPSDAVAINVDRYGNTSAAGMLILLAEDLEAGRVRLGSGDLVLVAAVGANVHYGAQLIRL comes from the coding sequence ATGAGGCGGGAAACGAGCACGGGAGGGGTTTGCATCGTGGGGGCGGGGGCGTTCGTGCCGTCCCGGGTCATCAGCAACGAGCGCATCGCCCAGGCGTTTCCGGGCTGGTCCGCCGGGCGCATCCTGGAGAAGACGGGGATTGTCGAGCGGCGCTACCTGTGGGAGCTCGGCGAGGAGGGCACGGCGGTGCCCCCGCCGGAGGATGACCTGCCCATCTACCCGGCCTCCAACACGGACATGTGCGAGGTGGCGCTGCGCCGCGCGCTGGCACAGGCGGGGCTGGAGGCGAGGGAGCTGGATGCGCTGTTTCTCATCACGTGCACGCCGGACGAGCTGAACTTCAGCCACGACGCCATGGGGGTGCACCAGCGCCTGGGGTGCCGCGAGGACGCCTTCGCCCTGGGGGTGGACGATGGGTGCGGCGGCACGCCCTATGTCATCGACCTGGTATGGAAGATGATGGAAGGGGGCCGCTTCCGGACGGTGGCGGTGGTGGCCTCCACGCTGTTGTCGCCCCAGCTCAACCGCCAGGTCTACACGGACGAGGTGAGCCCGGGCCCGGGCCTCAAGCCGCTCAATGCCTATCTGTCCGCGTATGTCTTTGGCGATGGGGCGGGCGCGGTGGTGCTGCGCGCGGAGGGCGAGGAGGAGACAGGCATTCTGGCGAGCCTGTCTGGCAATGCCCCCGGCACGCTCGTGCTGCGCCGGGGAGGCGGGGGGATGCGGATGCCCCACCAGGGCCGGACACGCCCGGCGGATCTGGCCTACGTGGTGGATGGGCTCCAGGTGGCCGCGAGTTATCCGCGCTACATGGGCCAGTGCATCGAGGGCGTCCTCTCGCAGCGGCCCGAGCTGCGCGCGGAGGTGCGGCGCTATTACTTTCATCAGCCCAACAAACGGCTGATGGAGCGCTTCATCCAGGAGTACGGCTTGCCCTCGGACGCTGTCGCCATCAATGTAGACCGGTACGGCAACACGTCCGCGGCCGGGATGCTCATCTTGCTGGCAGAGGATCTGGAGGCGGGCCGGGTACGCCTGGGCAGCGGAGACCTGGTGCTGGTGGCCGCGGTCGGGGCCAACGTGCATTACGGAGCACAACTGATACGGCTGTGA
- a CDS encoding ABC transporter permease — translation MKTLFAKEVRRFMRVPGQTVLSPLISTTLYFIVFGYSLANRVHEVEGIRYLPFIVPGLVFLGIANNAFLNSSSSLFITKIQGTVVDLLVAPLGPGELMAGFIGGAMVRGLAVGGLTWAVAALFTGFSLEHALVAVYFLFISSYVFSVLGLLAAVWAEKFEQINFFPTFVMMPLTFLGGVFYSVRELPSPWDRISLFNPMVYMVEGLRYGMLGRSTFSPAMGAAILLVLAGLATLLAYGALRSGYKMKA, via the coding sequence ATGAAGACGCTGTTCGCGAAGGAGGTCCGCCGCTTCATGCGCGTGCCGGGCCAAACCGTCCTTTCGCCCCTCATCAGCACCACGCTGTACTTCATCGTCTTTGGCTACTCGCTGGCCAACCGCGTCCACGAAGTCGAGGGGATTCGCTACCTGCCCTTCATCGTGCCCGGCCTCGTCTTCCTGGGCATCGCCAACAACGCCTTCCTCAACTCCAGCTCCTCGCTGTTCATCACCAAGATTCAGGGCACGGTGGTGGACCTGCTGGTGGCCCCCCTGGGGCCGGGCGAGCTGATGGCCGGCTTCATTGGCGGCGCCATGGTGCGCGGCCTCGCGGTGGGCGGGCTCACCTGGGCCGTGGCCGCGCTCTTCACCGGTTTCAGCCTCGAGCACGCCCTGGTGGCCGTCTACTTCCTGTTCATTTCTTCTTATGTCTTCAGCGTGCTGGGGCTGCTGGCGGCGGTGTGGGCGGAGAAATTCGAGCAGATCAACTTCTTCCCCACCTTCGTGATGATGCCGCTGACGTTCCTGGGCGGCGTCTTCTACTCGGTGCGGGAGCTGCCCTCGCCCTGGGACCGCATCAGCCTCTTCAACCCCATGGTCTACATGGTGGAGGGGCTGCGCTACGGGATGCTGGGGCGGAGCACCTTCTCGCCCGCCATGGGCGCGGCCATCCTCCTGGTGCTGGCGGGCTTGGCCACGCTCCTCGCCTATGGGGCCCTGCGCTCTGGCTATAAGATGAAGGCCTGA